The genomic region GATTGCGGTAAACCGAATTGTTGTTTTTTCCGGTTACATCGTTTTGGATGGCAGCTTTATATTTTATAATTGCCTTTTGAATATCGGTATACGACTGGTTGAGGTCGGATGTTTCAAACCGAAGGTTGGCATTTTTAATGATTTTAGCTTCGATAGTGGTTTCCGATCCGCCGGCAGCAGCAGCTTCATCAGCCATAGGCGCGGGTTCCAGATTCATCATTTTGACATCGAGGGATTCCGCCACGGCCACATCTTCGGAATGTTGGTTTTTACAGCTAATAGAAAAGGTAAGGACCGCTACAGCAAGGAGTATTTTTTTCATAGAAAGTGCCATTAGTTTGATATACAACGTAAAATCACAACTAAAAGTACAATTTTAGATGGAATTGGAATTCGATACAATGAAAAATCTTACAATTCTTTGTTTTGGATGGAATCGGCAAACTTTTCAAAAAGCTGTACGGTTTTTTCTTCGATCTCGGGATACGATAAGCGTTCTTTGGTTTGGTACAAAAACATAAAGGCATACGGTTTATCGATCGTATCCAACAGCATGTTTTTGTTAAGTCGGTAGGTTTCGCGTAACACCCGTTTAAAATAATTGCGGTCTACGGCTTTTTTAAAGTATTTTTTTGAAACGGAAACACCCATTTTGATTTTTTCGTCCGATTCGTCCGATTCCAAAGGTACATATACCAGGCGCAATGGGTATTTGGAAACCGACTTCCCCTGGGAGAACAATAAGTCGATTGTGCTTCGGCTTTTGAGTTTTTCGGTTTTCGGATAGGTATGTTTCATCCGGCAAAGGTACAAAAAGGTAGCATAAAACGGGTCGTGTTTACTAATAGCCGACAGGTTTGCTATTGCTTATTTATTTTTGATCAGTTTCTTCGCGATTTCCCGGAGCATTTCCCGGTTTTGATCCACATAAAACAAACCGGCCTGGATGAGTTCGTAGATATTTTTTTGTGAGGTATCGTCCATTTCCGGTGAGGCATTTTTTAATTGTGGCATCAATCGGTAATAGTTTTTTTGGTTGCGTGGCCCTAAGGTCTCGTACATTTTCGTCAGGTGATAATCGACGGTTTCCACGTTGGCAGACAGCAAGATATCAATCAGTGGTCCGATCCATTTGATCTTACCGGCGTTTTCAAATTTTTCAAAAGTATACGGTTTGTGGACTTCTCCGGTTCCTACAGAAATGATGATCATATCATTAATGGCTGGAAAATCTGTTTTTTCCCGATCGCCCAGAATTTTAGAAAAGGCAATTTTACGCGCTTCGGCATAGGCACACAAAGCCGGATTATTGGCATAAACACCACCGTCGATTAAAGTGAATTCCTGTCCGTATAATGATTTTATTTTGGCCGGTTCAAAGTAGGTTGGCGCAGCGCTTGTCGCCCGACATACATCTCTGACGTAAAAATTTTCCAGAGTCGATTCGGCTTCGTGACTGGTAAAGAATTTTGCTTTCCGCTGACCAATATCGTAGGACGTGATCAAACAAGGTTTGATAAAATTTTGTAACTGCAAATCGCCAAAAACTTCCAGAAGTTGTTTTTCCAGATTGCGTTGCGAAATTTTTTCGTTAAACAATCCAAACGGGTTGATCATGTGCTCCCACAGCGAAACATTAAAAATACTTTCTCCTTTTTTGGCGTACAGATCCAAAGCGGCTTCCACCGAAAATTTGGCTTTTTTGTTTTTATCCGGAAATAACAGGATGGACGTTAGTAATCCTCCGGTGCTGCTTCCGGCAATCAGATCAAAATAGTCGCCTAATTTTGCAGTTGGATTATCCAGTTTTTGTAATTCTTCTTCGATATATTTCAAGACCACGCAGGTGATGATTCCGCGGATACCACCACCATCAAGGCTTAATATTCGTATTTTTTTTGACATGGTACTGTAGTGTTACCATCCCGTTTTGAAGGGGATTTTGTTGTGGCTAATGTATTACAAAAGGATTATATAACCGTTTATAAGGCTTTAATTTTGATAATTTTTTTCGAGTCGGAAATCCCGTCGTGATCCACGATGCAGTTTTACCATCAATGATCAAAACGATATCGACTGCAAATCCATCGTTAGTTTCGGTTTTGTTTAGCCTTGTAAAGGTAGTATTTAATTAAAAAGGAGGGTTGACATCGGGCTGACAAAAGATTGCAATATGGGAAATAAACAGGAGAGACCGATAGCTATTGGTATTTGGAATCAAGATACAAAAAAAGCGGCTTTAAAGCCGCTTTTTTTATGGTGTGTTGTCGTTATGGCTTTGCCTCATAAACGTTGTTTTCTTTTTTGACATCGGCCATTAAATCGCTTGGATCGATTACGATGGCTTTGATGGCTTTTTTCTCTTTGTTGATGGTGAAATCATACGCGGTAAAAGCCCAGTCCCATCCTCCTAAAACAGTTCGCTGGATTTCCGGGAACGGATTCTCTTTGTTCCAACGCATTAAGGTATTCGGGATATAGAAACTTTCTTTGGTTCCGTCCTGATATAGCACAAGAATATCCAATGGCATTGGCATTCTTCCGATTCGTTCCAGTGTTACCTTAGTGTTTTTTCCATCTTCGGTAACCGATTTAATGCCGTAATCGATGGTATTTGTGGTTTTGGTCCAGTCGTTTAGGTACCAATCCAATGACGCTCCCGAAACACGCTCGGCCGTACGTTTAAAGTCGTTTGGCGTTGGGTGCGTAAATTTATAATCGCGGAAATAACGTTTTAGGGTTTCCATCATTTTGTCCATTCCGATTACATAGCCCAATTGGGTTAAAAATACTTCCCCTTTGCTATAGGCCGAAATGCTGTAAATCATGTTTTCGTCAAAGCGATCCGCATGTGTGGATTGTGGTTGCTCATGACCGGTATTGACCATATAGAAATAGTTGTTGTAGGCCGATTGGAACGGATTTTCGTCTTCCTGAAGTTTTTTATCCATTACCTTGATCATGGCCAAATCCGAAATAAAGGAGGTAAATCCTTCGTCCATCCAGAAATGTTTGCTTTCGTTGGTCGCTAACACGTGTTGGAACCAGGAATGTGCCATTTCGTGAGCGGTTACGCCAATTAAACTCGGCAGACTTCTGTCGCCGGTAATCAACGTACACATCGCATATTCCATACCGCCGTCGCCACCCTGAATCACAGAATATTGCTTGTAAGGATATTCACCTACGGATTTATTGAAAAAGTCCATTAGAGCAGCTGTTTTTGGCTGAAGCTCTTTCCATTTGTCCATGTATTTTGGGTTGTTTTTGTAGAAAAAGTGCAATTCTACATTGTTGGGTCCCGGATAAATATCGTGGATAAAATCTTTGTCGGCGCCCCATGCAAAATCATGAACCATTGGAGCTATAAAATGCCAGGTAAGGGTTTTGGTTTTTTTAGGATAGGTTACCGTAGTCCCTTTGTCTTCATAGCCGTGGCCGATTTCGTTTTTGTTTTGTAAATATCCGGTCGATCCGATTACATAGTCTTTGTCGATCGTGATTTTTACGTCGAAATCACCCCAAACACCATGGAATTCCCGTCCGATATAGGGATCGGCATGCCATCCTTCGAAGTCGAATTCGGCAATTTTAGGGTACCATTGTGTCATCGAAAGGGCTACACCTTCGTCGGAATTTCTTCCGGAACGACGGATTTGAAGTGGCACCTGTCCGTCAAAATCCAACGTAAAGGTGGTGGATTTTCCCGGTAAAATCGGTTTGGCCAAATCGACTTCCAATACGGTTCCTACTACGCGGTTATTGGCGGTTTCGCCATCCTGTTTGAAATTGGCTACTTTAAGGAAACCGATTTCGTTTGGTTTTAGAGTGCTGATTCTACTTTCTTTTACCGTTTTGTCTCCGGTTTTAAAGCTTTTGACCATACGTTTGTCCGGATCGGATATCGTTTTTAAACGGGCATCCATTTCGCTACCCGGCTGAAAGGCATTAAAATACAAATGGTAAAATACCTTGCGTAAGGTATCGGGCGAATTGTTGGTGTAAACAAGCGTTTGTTTTCCTTTGTACTGGAAGTTTTTCACATCCATGTTTACCTCCATTTTGTAGTCAACATGCTGTTGCCAGTAACCCGGATCCGGATTCTTTTGTGCCCACAAACTGCCCATGCTCAGTAAAGAAAGTAAGAATAACTTTTTCATTTTGTAGTAATTGATTTTTGGATCGTTGCCGATCGGTAGAATAGCCAAAATGGAAGGGGAGTCCCTTCCATTTCAGCGTGTTTTGGAATTATTTTTTAGAAGCCATCTTGTCGGCCATGATCAATGCATTATACGCATTTACCATTTTACCGGATTTGGATATTTCGCTAAACGGTCGTACATTGTTAGGATCCCCTCCTAAAATAACATCCTGTTTTACCGCAATACCGGAATCCATAATGATCTGTTTTACCTGAGCCGCTGTTAGGCTTGGATAGTACGAACGAATCAAGGCTGCTACTCCGGCAACATTTGGTGATGCCATTGACGTTCCCTGTAGGTATTCATAGCTTTGATTTGGTGTAGTCGCATAGATTTTTTCACCCGGTGCAAATACGTCCACATCCGATTTACCGTAGTTGGAGAAATCGGCAACCAATTCCGGCCCGTACACATAGTTTAAGGCGCCTACCGTAAGGAAGTTGTTTGCAATTTCTGGTCCCATTTTGATGTTGTCGTTCGGGAAACGATCTACACCGCCATCAGCATTCAGGTCTAAACCTTCGTTACCGGCAGCCACCACCAATAGTACGTCTTTTGAAGCCGCATATTTGATCGCATCATATACCCATTCCGGATGTTGTGCAAAGTATTTTCCGAAACTTCCGTTGATCACTTTAGCACCGTTGTCTACCGCATAACGAATTGCCAATGCGATATCTTTATCGTATTCGTCTCCGTCCGGTACTGCTCTTACGGCCATGATTTCTACGTTATTACTCGCAACACCATCGCCTCCCAATCCGTTTCCACGGGTTTGTGCGATAATACCGGCTACGTGTGTTCCGTGTTTCGCACCTTCTTTTTCTGGCCCGATTACGTTATTGTCGCCGTATTTTACATCTTTGATATCGTCCGGATTGTCACCAACCAGTTTTCTTCCGTTAAATTCAAGGTTTAAGTGGTAGTTCACCTGACTGTATACCTGGTCTTTAAACTCGTCGATTTTCTTCAGATCGTTCCCCGTTTGAGGTAATACCTGCGACATTACCATTTTCGCCTGGTTTACAGCCGGATCGGTCGTCTGGATTTTCTGAATTTCCTCTAAAGTATAGGTGTCTTTCTTTAAATGCTTTTTAAGGGTATTGCTGGCATTTAAGATAAAATCCAATTGTTGTTTGGCCTGAATTACCTCATTGTATTCTTTATCGTAGGCCTCTTTTGCTTTTTTATAGGCTTCGGAATTGGTGTCTCCTTTTTTCAGGATACGCGTGAATTCCATATTTTCATGTTCGGCTTTTCCTAAGAAATTCCATCCGTGGATGTCATCGATAAATCCGTTTTTATCATCGTCGATACCATTACCAGCGATTTCTTTTGGATTGTTCCAGATAACCGGTTTTAAATCTTCATGATCAATATCCACTCCGGAATCCACAACTCCAACGATTACTTTTTTACTTTTTTTACCTTTTAAAAAGTCATAGGCTCTGTCTACACTCATTCCGGGAACTGTATCTTTAATAAGATCCAGATGACTCCAGCGTTTTAAATCTTTTTCGGCCAGTTTACCCACTTTAACCGGCATATTATCCGGTGCGGAAATAGGTGCGTAAACACTTGTTTTTTGTGTGCTGCAACTTGCCAGGGCTATAGCCAGTGCGGCAGATAAGTAAAGCGGTTTTATTAGTTTCATATTCTTTGTTTTTCTGATTTTATAGGTCGAAAGTATTTTTTTTTGTTACAAAAAGGGCTGAGATTAACACTACTTTAGTATTTCATCACAAGTAAATACGTCTTTTAAACGTACGCCTTTTTCGGTATGTTCGACGGTAATGATTGGATTATGTGCATCGTGTTCTAAAAACAAAAGATAGTTTTTATCGGCAGCGTGGTTCATGAATTTGGTTTTTTCGTCCAATGTTAACAGCGGACGGGTGTCGTATCCCATCACATATGGAATCGGGATATGACCGGCTGTAGCTAAAAGATCGGCACAAAAAACAAGGGTTTTGCCGTTGTATTCGATATGCGGAATCATTTGCTTTTCGGTATGACCGTCGACAAAAAAGATGCCAAAGCCCAATTCCGATTTTTCAAGGAAATCGCCATCCGGACGTTGTATAAATTTCAGCTGACCGCTTTCTTGGATCGGTAAGATGTTTTCACTTAAAAAAGAAGCTTTTTCGCGGGCATTCGGTTTGGTGGCCCATTCCCAATGGTTTTCGTTGGTCCAGAACGTTGCATTTTTAAAACCGACTTCGTATCCGGTCCGGTCTTTATTCCAGACTACGCTACCGCCGCAATGATCAAAATGCAGATGCGTCATAAATACATCGGTAATATCGTCGCGGTGAAAACCGTGTTGCGCCAATGATTTGTCAATCGTATGATCACCCCAAAGGGAATAATACCCGAAAAACTTGTCCGATTGTTTGTTGCCCATTCCGGTATCGATCAGAATCAGTCGGTTGCCATCTTCGATCAACAGGCATCGTGCCGCGATATCAATAAGGTTGTTTTCGTCGGCAGGATTGGTTTTGTTCCAGATGGTTTTCGGAACCACGCCAAACATAGCGCCACCATCCAGTTTAAAGTTGCCGCTTTCTATAGGATATAATTTCATTGCATTCGTTTTAATTTGGAATGTAAAGATACTTTTTAATGCTAAATCAGGAAAAATAAATACAGCTAAACCGCAACCGGTTTGAATAAAAATGGGAAAAACTTACAATAATAGAGGACTTTTTAGGATTTAAAAATGACAAATATCATGTTATAACTATTTTCTATCAAGCTATTCGTTATAAAAATGTTAGGTAGTATGGCAAACCGCAATATTTGTAATATCTTTGCTGGAAATTAGAAATAATCTGTTTAAACATTATGATAAAAGTATCTGAAACAGCAAAAAAAAGAATCGTCCATTTAATGGAAGACGATGGTTTTGACGCTGCTACCGATTATGTTCGCGTAGGCGTAAAAAGTGGCGGTTGTTCAGGCTTATCGTATGACTTAAAGTTTGATAAAAGCTTAGGCGATGATGATAAAGTGTTCGAAGACAATAATATAAAAATAGCGGTTGATAAAAAAAGCTTTTTGTATTTAGTGGGAACTACTTTGGAATATTCCGGAGGATTAAACGGAAAAGGATTTGTTTTTAACAATCCTAACGCGAACAGAACCTGCGGTTGCGGTGAAAGTTTTTCACTTTAAAAGATAAGTCATTATACCAATACCTTTATTCCGGCTTAAAACCGGAATAAGGTACAAGTATTGAGAACAAGCATATAGAAATGAGTAAGTATACTGAAGAAGAATTAAAAAAAGAACTGGAAACCAAAGAGTATGAATATGGTTTCTATACCGATATCGAATCGGAAACGTTTCCTGTTGGGTTAAATGAAGACATCGTTCGGGCCATTTCGAAAAAGAAAGGGGAACCGGAATGGATGACCGAATGGCGACTGGAGGCTTTCCGCGCCTGGACGGAAATGATCGAACCGGAATGGGCTAACGTACACTACGAAAAACCGGATTTTCAGGCGATCTCCTATTATTCTGCTCCTAAGAAAAAAGATAAATACCAAAGTTTGGATGAGGTGGATCCGGAATTACTGGAAACCTTTAAAAAACTGGGTATCTCTATAGACGAACAAAAGAAACTGGCCGGTGTGGCGGTCGATATCGTAATGGACTCGGTTTCCGTAGCCACTACGTTTAAAAAGACGTTGGCCGAAAAAGGAATTATTTTCTGTTCCATTTCGGAAGCCATTCAGGAACACCCGGAATTGGTGCGTCAATATATCGGTTCGGTGGTACCGCAAAAAGACAATTTTTATGCCGCATTAAACTCGGCGGTATTCTCCGACGGTTCGTTCTGTTATATTCCAAAAGGCGTACGTTGTCCAATGGAATTATCGACTTATTTCCGTATCAATCAGGCCGGAACAGGGCAGTTTGAAAGAACACTTGTTGTTGCCGACGAAGGGAGTTATGTGAGTTACCTGGAAGGATGTACCGCACCATCGCGTGACGAAAACCAATTGCATGCTGCCGTTGTGGAACTAATCGCGCTGGACAATGCCGAAATTAAATATTCGACCGTTCAGAACTGGTTCCCGGGGAATAAAGACGGAAAAGGTGGGGTTTTTAACTTCGTAACCAAAAGAGGTTTGTGTGAGAAAAACGCCAAAATTTCCTGGACGCAGGTTGAAACCGGATCAGCGGTAACCTGGAAATACCCGTCATGTGTATTAAAAGGGGATAACTCGGTAGGCGAATTCTACTCGATTGCGGTGACCAATAACTTCCAGCAAGCCGATACCGGAACCAAAATGATTCACTTAGGAAACAATACCCGAAGTACAATTATTTCCAAAGGTATTTCTGCCGGAAAATCACAAAACAGTTACCGTGGATTGGTTCAGGTGAGTGCCAGAGCCGAAAATGCCCGTAACTTTTCGCAATGTGACTCGTTACTAATGGGTAACAATTGCGGGGCGCATACGTTCCCGTATATCGAATCCAAAAACAGTACGGCGAAGATCGAACACGAAGCAACGACGAGTAAAATTGGAGAAGATCAGGTGTTTTACTGTAATCAGCGGGGTATTCCAACCGAAAAAGCGATTGCATTAATCGTAAACGGATTCAGTAAAGAGGTCTTAAACAAACTTCCGATGGAGTTTGCCGTGGAAGCACAAAAATTACTTGAAATTTCATTAGAAGGATCGGTAGGTTAATCCCGAATCTTTCGAACAGTATAGAAGCAACGGAGACGTTACAAATAAAAATTAAACATTAGAAGCGAAATGTTAGTTATCAAAAATTTACACGCTAGCGTAGAAGATAAAGAAATATTAAAGGGGATCAATCTGGAAGTAAAAGCCGGAGAAATCCACGCAATCATGGGGCCAAACGGAGCCGGAAAAAGTACGCTTTCTTCGGTAATTGCAGGTCGGGAAGATTATGAAGTGACCGAAGGGGAAATCCTTTTGGAAGGGGAAGAATTAACCGAACTGGCACCGGAAGAGCGCGCACACAAAGGGGTGTTCTTATCGTTCCAGTATCCAATTGAAATCCCGGGTGTTTCTGTAACCAACTTTATGAAAACGGCGATCAACGAAACCCGTAAAGCACAAGGTTTGGAAGAAATGCCAGCCAATGAAATGCTAAAAATGATTCGCGAAAAATCTGAATTATTGGAAATCGACCGTAAATTCTTATCCCGTTCGTTAAACGAAGGTTTTTCCGGTGGTGAGAAAAAGAGAAACGAGATCTTCCAAATGGCGATGTTGGAACCGAAACTGGCTATTCTGGATGAAACGGATTCCGGTTTGGATATCGATGCCTTGCGTATCGTTGCCAACGGAGTTAACAAACTGAAAAGTAAAGACAACGCCGTTATCGTAATTACACACTACCAAAGACTTTTGGATTATATCGTTCCGGATTTCGTTCACGTTTTACACGATGGTAAAATCGTTAAAACCGGAGGTAAAGAACTGGCATTAGAGCTGGAAGAAAAAGGATACGATTGGATTAAAAACGAAAACTAGATTTCGGTATAACCGGTTGTTCCGGTTTTGAAACGCATAAACATGGATTTAAAAGAAAAACTGTTAGCCTCTTTTATGGCTTTTGAAGAACGCGTAGATGTACAGGCAACCCTGCACGACGTTCGTACCGAAGCCTTGAAGAACTTTGAAAATAAAGGTTTTCCAACCAAAAAGGAGGAAGCCTGGAAATATACGTCGCTGAACGCTATTTTAAAAAAGGATTTCAGTGTATTTCCGAAAGAAGAAAGTGCTGTCGATTTTAAGGAGGTAAAGAAATACTTCCTGAATGATGTGGATACTTATAAAGTGGTTTTTGTGGATGGGGTTTTTAGCTCGTTTTTGTCATCAACAACACACGACGGACTGGATGTTTGTTTGATGTCATCGGCATTGACCAAACCCAAATACAAAATGATAATCGATACCTATTTTAATCAGGTAGCGAGTAAAGAAGAAAGCTTAACGTCCCTAAATACGGCTTTTGCCTATGAAGGTGCGTATATCAATATCCCGAAAAGTAAAGTAGCCGACAAACCGATCGAAATTATCTACTTTTCCACCGGAAACGAAGCGGCTTTGATGGTACAACCCCGAAATCTGATTATCGTGGGGGAAAACGCGCATGTGCAAATTACAGAGCGTCACCAGAGCTTAAACGAGAATCCGGTATTGATCAATTCTGTTACTGAAATCTTCGCGCACAAACGCGCTATTGTCGATTTCTATAAGATTCAGAATGATGTGCAAACCACAACATTGATCGACAATACGTATATTTCCCAAAAACAGGAAAGTATCGTTTCGGTACATACCTTTACGTTTGGTGGAAATATCACCCGTAATAACCTGAACTTCTATCACGAAGGCGAGCGTATCGACAGTACGTTAAAAGGAATTACAATTATTGGCGACAAACAACACGTAGATCACTATACCTTGGTACACCATTCACAACCAAATTGTGAAAGCCACCAGAATTACAAAGGTATCTTTGGAGACAATTCAACCGGTGTGTTTAACGGGAAGATTTATGTGGAAAAAGAAGCGCAGAAAACCGATGCATTCCAGCAAAACAACAACATTTTGTTGAGTGATAAAGCGACGATAAACGCCAAGCCGCAGTTGGAAATCTTTGCCGACGATGTAAAATGTTCGCACGGTTGTACGATCGGACAGTTGGACGAAAATGCGATGTTCTACATGCAACAACGCGGAATTCCGAGAAAAGAAGCCAAAGCGTTATTGATGTATGCCTTTACAAGTGAAGTAACCGCAAGTATTAAAATACCGGAATTGAAAAACAAAATTGCCCGTATCATTGCCACTAAATTAGGGGTGAATATGGGATTCGATTTGTAATACAAGACCACTCAAAATAAATGAAAGCCTGACAAAATTGTCAGGCTTTTTTGTTTAAAAACATGCGTTTTGCGAATTTTAAATGGTTTTATACGAGTGAATTACGATTTTTATTGTTAATTTTAATTGCGAGATGGATGAGGTTCATGAAAATCTAATAAAAATCTAATGAGATAAATTAGCTTTTATTTGAGTGAAGGTGGAATTTTGTTGCAGAATTAAGATTCGTTGTTGAAGACAAATTTCAATACTGTTTTTATATGAAATTGAAACTATTGCTCACTTTTGCCCTCGTAGTTATGGCAAAAGACGTGGTGGTATCGCAAACGGTTTACGATATCAAAACGGCACTACAAACCGCAAAGGCCAATAACCGGGAACTCAAATCGGAACAGCTCACCGTACAGGTGGCACAAGCCGACGTGGTTACGGCGAAATTACGACCAAACCTGTCGTTAAACAATCAGACACTACAACTGGCCGAATCGGCACATTATGCGCCCGGTACCCAATGGAGTAATGCCCAGAACCGCCAGGTTTGGTGGCAGCTAACCAAACAGTTCCAGCTTCCGTCACAACGGAAAAATAAAATCGATGTGGCCAATAAAAGTGTAGCCGTTTCGGAAGCAGCCTATCAGGATTTCGAACGCAACTTGCTTACGGATGTCGCGATGAAATGGCTGGATGTATGGTTGGCACAGAAAAAATGGCAAACGGCTTTGATGGCCAAAAACAACTGGGATACGTTGGTTACGATCAATAAAAACCGATTGAAAAATCAGGTGATCACCACGACCGATTATAATCGTACGGAGTTGGTAGCCAATCAATACAACCTGTTGTCGCAAACTTCAAAACAGGATTACCAGAATAAATTAAATACACTGAAATTCGCTTTAGGTGTGACGAATGATATTGCCATTGCTGCGGATGATGCTGTCGAACTTTCGGCACTGCAAAACCAGGATCAGATGTTGCAAAACGCCATCGAAAACCGAAGCGATATCAACGTGCTGAAAAACAATGTGGAGATGATGAAAAGTAATATCTCCCTTCAGAAAAGCATGGCCTATCCGCAACCGGAATTGGGAGCGATTTATAATCCGCAAAATACGGTGCCGTATGTCGGGATTTATGCGACGATTGATCTGCCGTTTTTCGATAGAAATCAAGGCGAAATCAAAAAATCACAGGTCACCAAAGACAAAGCCGAACAAGAACTGGCAACCTCCAAAGAGCGTATCAAAACAGAAATTGGAAACGCCTACGCCAGTTACAAACAGTTCGAACAGAATGCCGGAAATCTGAAAAAAATGAAAGAACAATCGTATCAGATTCTAAGTAATGTGAAATATGCCTATATGCGCGGCGGAACCACTTTAATCGACTTTCTGGAAGCACAACGTACGTGGTACGACAGTCAGGAAAATTATTACGAAGCGG from Flavobacterium sp. WV_118_3 harbors:
- a CDS encoding iron-sulfur cluster assembly accessory protein yields the protein MIKVSETAKKRIVHLMEDDGFDAATDYVRVGVKSGGCSGLSYDLKFDKSLGDDDKVFEDNNIKIAVDKKSFLYLVGTTLEYSGGLNGKGFVFNNPNANRTCGCGESFSL
- the rnpA gene encoding ribonuclease P protein component, whose protein sequence is MKHTYPKTEKLKSRSTIDLLFSQGKSVSKYPLRLVYVPLESDESDEKIKMGVSVSKKYFKKAVDRNYFKRVLRETYRLNKNMLLDTIDKPYAFMFLYQTKERLSYPEIEEKTVQLFEKFADSIQNKEL
- the sufB gene encoding Fe-S cluster assembly protein SufB, with the protein product MSKYTEEELKKELETKEYEYGFYTDIESETFPVGLNEDIVRAISKKKGEPEWMTEWRLEAFRAWTEMIEPEWANVHYEKPDFQAISYYSAPKKKDKYQSLDEVDPELLETFKKLGISIDEQKKLAGVAVDIVMDSVSVATTFKKTLAEKGIIFCSISEAIQEHPELVRQYIGSVVPQKDNFYAALNSAVFSDGSFCYIPKGVRCPMELSTYFRINQAGTGQFERTLVVADEGSYVSYLEGCTAPSRDENQLHAAVVELIALDNAEIKYSTVQNWFPGNKDGKGGVFNFVTKRGLCEKNAKISWTQVETGSAVTWKYPSCVLKGDNSVGEFYSIAVTNNFQQADTGTKMIHLGNNTRSTIISKGISAGKSQNSYRGLVQVSARAENARNFSQCDSLLMGNNCGAHTFPYIESKNSTAKIEHEATTSKIGEDQVFYCNQRGIPTEKAIALIVNGFSKEVLNKLPMEFAVEAQKLLEISLEGSVG
- a CDS encoding MBL fold metallo-hydrolase; translation: MKLYPIESGNFKLDGGAMFGVVPKTIWNKTNPADENNLIDIAARCLLIEDGNRLILIDTGMGNKQSDKFFGYYSLWGDHTIDKSLAQHGFHRDDITDVFMTHLHFDHCGGSVVWNKDRTGYEVGFKNATFWTNENHWEWATKPNAREKASFLSENILPIQESGQLKFIQRPDGDFLEKSELGFGIFFVDGHTEKQMIPHIEYNGKTLVFCADLLATAGHIPIPYVMGYDTRPLLTLDEKTKFMNHAADKNYLLFLEHDAHNPIITVEHTEKGVRLKDVFTCDEILK
- a CDS encoding patatin-like phospholipase family protein, whose amino-acid sequence is MSKKIRILSLDGGGIRGIITCVVLKYIEEELQKLDNPTAKLGDYFDLIAGSSTGGLLTSILLFPDKNKKAKFSVEAALDLYAKKGESIFNVSLWEHMINPFGLFNEKISQRNLEKQLLEVFGDLQLQNFIKPCLITSYDIGQRKAKFFTSHEAESTLENFYVRDVCRATSAAPTYFEPAKIKSLYGQEFTLIDGGVYANNPALCAYAEARKIAFSKILGDREKTDFPAINDMIIISVGTGEVHKPYTFEKFENAGKIKWIGPLIDILLSANVETVDYHLTKMYETLGPRNQKNYYRLMPQLKNASPEMDDTSQKNIYELIQAGLFYVDQNREMLREIAKKLIKNK
- a CDS encoding S8 family peptidase, with protein sequence MKLIKPLYLSAALAIALASCSTQKTSVYAPISAPDNMPVKVGKLAEKDLKRWSHLDLIKDTVPGMSVDRAYDFLKGKKSKKVIVGVVDSGVDIDHEDLKPVIWNNPKEIAGNGIDDDKNGFIDDIHGWNFLGKAEHENMEFTRILKKGDTNSEAYKKAKEAYDKEYNEVIQAKQQLDFILNASNTLKKHLKKDTYTLEEIQKIQTTDPAVNQAKMVMSQVLPQTGNDLKKIDEFKDQVYSQVNYHLNLEFNGRKLVGDNPDDIKDVKYGDNNVIGPEKEGAKHGTHVAGIIAQTRGNGLGGDGVASNNVEIMAVRAVPDGDEYDKDIALAIRYAVDNGAKVINGSFGKYFAQHPEWVYDAIKYAASKDVLLVVAAGNEGLDLNADGGVDRFPNDNIKMGPEIANNFLTVGALNYVYGPELVADFSNYGKSDVDVFAPGEKIYATTPNQSYEYLQGTSMASPNVAGVAALIRSYYPSLTAAQVKQIIMDSGIAVKQDVILGGDPNNVRPFSEISKSGKMVNAYNALIMADKMASKK
- the sufC gene encoding Fe-S cluster assembly ATPase SufC — its product is MLVIKNLHASVEDKEILKGINLEVKAGEIHAIMGPNGAGKSTLSSVIAGREDYEVTEGEILLEGEELTELAPEERAHKGVFLSFQYPIEIPGVSVTNFMKTAINETRKAQGLEEMPANEMLKMIREKSELLEIDRKFLSRSLNEGFSGGEKKRNEIFQMAMLEPKLAILDETDSGLDIDALRIVANGVNKLKSKDNAVIVITHYQRLLDYIVPDFVHVLHDGKIVKTGGKELALELEEKGYDWIKNEN
- a CDS encoding M1 family metallopeptidase, encoding MKKLFLLSLLSMGSLWAQKNPDPGYWQQHVDYKMEVNMDVKNFQYKGKQTLVYTNNSPDTLRKVFYHLYFNAFQPGSEMDARLKTISDPDKRMVKSFKTGDKTVKESRISTLKPNEIGFLKVANFKQDGETANNRVVGTVLEVDLAKPILPGKSTTFTLDFDGQVPLQIRRSGRNSDEGVALSMTQWYPKIAEFDFEGWHADPYIGREFHGVWGDFDVKITIDKDYVIGSTGYLQNKNEIGHGYEDKGTTVTYPKKTKTLTWHFIAPMVHDFAWGADKDFIHDIYPGPNNVELHFFYKNNPKYMDKWKELQPKTAALMDFFNKSVGEYPYKQYSVIQGGDGGMEYAMCTLITGDRSLPSLIGVTAHEMAHSWFQHVLATNESKHFWMDEGFTSFISDLAMIKVMDKKLQEDENPFQSAYNNYFYMVNTGHEQPQSTHADRFDENMIYSISAYSKGEVFLTQLGYVIGMDKMMETLKRYFRDYKFTHPTPNDFKRTAERVSGASLDWYLNDWTKTTNTIDYGIKSVTEDGKNTKVTLERIGRMPMPLDILVLYQDGTKESFYIPNTLMRWNKENPFPEIQRTVLGGWDWAFTAYDFTINKEKKAIKAIVIDPSDLMADVKKENNVYEAKP